The Bacillota bacterium genome contains a region encoding:
- a CDS encoding DivIVA domain-containing protein: MLTPRDIQEREFSKAFRGYHPQAVRGFLEGVAGAYRQLLEENYQLKETLKDLAFELRCFRHLDESLNNTLEVARASVSQVTEVAHQEAGLILGKARPQAEAERSEGTRVAGKIESEAARMEVSASQFRRRVRDDLMRVLSALEKVKA, encoded by the coding sequence ATGCTGACTCCCAGGGATATCCAGGAGAGGGAGTTCTCCAAAGCCTTCCGGGGTTACCACCCCCAGGCTGTCCGGGGCTTCCTTGAGGGGGTGGCCGGAGCCTACAGGCAGTTGCTGGAGGAGAACTACCAGCTGAAGGAGACCCTCAAGGACCTTGCCTTTGAGCTTCGCTGTTTTCGCCATCTGGACGAGTCGCTCAACAACACCCTGGAGGTTGCCAGGGCTTCCGTGTCCCAGGTTACCGAGGTTGCTCACCAGGAGGCTGGCTTGATCCTGGGGAAGGCAAGGCCCCAGGCGGAGGCCGAGAGGAGCGAGGGAACCAGGGTGGCGGGAAAGATAGAGAGTGAGGCGGCCAGGATGGAGGTTTCGGCCTCCCAGTTCAGGCGCCGGGTGAGGGACGATCTGATGCGGGTGCTGTCAGCCTTGGAGAAGGTGAAGGCCTGA